A single region of the Salvia miltiorrhiza cultivar Shanhuang (shh) chromosome 8, IMPLAD_Smil_shh, whole genome shotgun sequence genome encodes:
- the LOC130996762 gene encoding uncharacterized protein LOC130996762, translating to MDQDDMSIEDYVGWLENHFSKANICDLYEEYGIDRPESSGVKDDDEHEIVPNKDNLPIECKLCGEETYKSEDHAISVLPCGDVFGFSCIFLAVEKEKKCPKCNAHFDTEDIITLQFGDD from the exons ATGGACCAAGACGACATGAGCATTGAAGACTATGTTGGCTGGCTGGAAAACCATTTCTCAAAGGCCAACATTTGCGATTTGTACGAAGAGTATGGAATTGACCGCCCCGAGAGTTCAGGTGTAAAAGACGATGATGAACACGAAATTGTGCCCAACAAAGACAACCTGCCAATCGAGTGCAAGCTTTGTGGTGAAGAGACTTACAAAAGTGAAGATCATGCAATTAG CGTGTTGCCATGCGGAGATGTATTTGGATTTTCATGCATCTTTTTGGCGgtggaaaaagagaaaaag TGCCCCAAATGCAATGCGCATTTCGATACTGAGGACATAATCACACTGCAGTTTGGAGATGATTA G